The Acetomicrobium flavidum genome window below encodes:
- a CDS encoding cupin domain-containing protein, which translates to MTDEDLREPLAGKLEDLPELKAFSLGEGVVKRIVFGPGRFFDDYVVRFFTLPPNRMISEHQHEWPHYLITLEGHGQVIIEGVTWDLPEKSWAFVPPDVPHSYGNASDKPFRFLCIVPWFGDPDGKRARARLERAKSK; encoded by the coding sequence ATGACGGACGAAGATTTAAGGGAACCTTTGGCGGGAAAGCTGGAAGACCTCCCAGAGCTTAAGGCCTTTTCGCTCGGGGAAGGCGTGGTAAAGCGAATAGTCTTCGGCCCCGGACGCTTCTTCGATGACTACGTCGTCCGTTTCTTTACCCTTCCGCCAAACAGGATGATCTCCGAACACCAACACGAATGGCCGCACTACCTGATCACCCTGGAAGGACACGGTCAGGTCATCATAGAAGGAGTCACGTGGGATCTGCCCGAAAAGTCCTGGGCCTTCGTGCCGCCCGACGTTCCTCATTCCTACGGAAACGCCTCGGACAAACCCTTTAGGTTCCTTTGCATAGTGCCGTGGTTTGGAGATCCTGACGGCAAGCGGGCAAGGGCAAGATTGGAACGTGCAAAAAGCAAATAA
- a CDS encoding ABC transporter ATP-binding protein: MSELLIVEDIVVTYGAVQALKGVSLRIHEGQTVAVLGANGAGKSTMLKSISKIVPLKSGKIYYQGKDLSLISPHDLAYLGISHVPEGRRVFPTLTVEENLNLGAYGSRKRLSQGEIEAEKKWIFELFPVLYERKNQLAGTLSGGEQQMLAIGRGLISKPTLLLLDEPSLGLAPILVKEIFNAIKKIHEERGVSILLVEQNAKKALAEADYAYILETGKISIEGPAHELANDERVKAAYLGGSALDKKASAQNIKDESEAEEK; the protein is encoded by the coding sequence ATGTCGGAGCTATTGATCGTCGAAGACATTGTCGTGACCTACGGAGCCGTGCAGGCGTTAAAGGGAGTATCCCTCAGGATACATGAAGGCCAAACGGTAGCCGTTTTAGGTGCAAACGGAGCCGGAAAATCGACCATGCTAAAATCCATCTCCAAGATAGTGCCGCTAAAAAGCGGAAAAATATATTATCAAGGGAAGGACTTAAGCTTAATATCACCGCACGATCTTGCCTACCTTGGAATTTCCCACGTACCCGAGGGTAGGAGAGTATTTCCCACCCTTACCGTAGAGGAAAATTTAAACCTGGGAGCCTATGGCAGCAGAAAAAGGCTGTCTCAAGGGGAGATTGAAGCGGAGAAAAAGTGGATCTTTGAGCTTTTCCCTGTGCTTTACGAGAGGAAAAACCAACTTGCAGGCACACTTTCAGGGGGAGAGCAGCAGATGCTGGCCATAGGAAGAGGCTTGATATCGAAACCCACGTTGCTTTTGTTGGACGAACCCTCCTTGGGATTGGCCCCCATATTGGTCAAGGAGATCTTCAATGCCATAAAGAAGATTCACGAAGAAAGAGGCGTATCCATATTGCTTGTAGAACAAAACGCAAAAAAGGCATTGGCCGAAGCAGATTACGCCTACATCCTGGAGACCGGCAAGATCAGCATCGAAGGCCCGGCCCATGAACTTGCCAATGATGAGAGGGTAAAGGCTGCCTATCTAGGTGGAAGTGCTTTAGACAAGAAGGCTTCTGCCCAAAATATAAAAGATGAATCAGAGGCGGAAGAAAAATGA
- the dapA gene encoding 4-hydroxy-tetrahydrodipicolinate synthase, whose amino-acid sequence MFRGTGTALITPFNEGRVDFESLEKLLDFQVRNGVDFLVVLGTTGEAATISSSEKKEIIRFCINKVGGKIPVVIGTGSNCTQTTAETSLAALSLGADAVLIVTPYYNKPPQEGLYQHYRTIASRLGSGQIIIYNVPGRTGVNILPETVLRLTEISNIVGIKEASGSQAQVDSLIRMVKKARGDFAVLSGNDDQAFHLVNAGGDGVISVLSNVAPKETSDMIRYALQGNVEEARRLHLQLFPLMKGLFCETNPIPVKYAASKLGLCKNELRLPLVPASQKAMAEVDRAMTEGRILQCVMA is encoded by the coding sequence ATGTTTAGGGGAACTGGCACCGCATTAATAACGCCTTTTAATGAAGGAAGGGTAGATTTTGAGAGCCTCGAAAAGTTACTTGATTTTCAGGTCAGAAACGGCGTAGATTTTCTGGTGGTGCTTGGAACCACTGGAGAGGCAGCTACGATCTCAAGCTCGGAGAAAAAGGAAATCATACGTTTTTGCATCAATAAAGTTGGCGGTAAGATCCCTGTTGTGATCGGCACGGGTTCAAATTGTACACAAACAACGGCAGAGACATCACTTGCAGCGCTTTCCTTAGGAGCTGATGCAGTATTGATCGTAACGCCTTACTATAACAAACCGCCTCAGGAAGGGCTCTATCAACATTATCGAACAATTGCCTCGCGTCTTGGAAGCGGTCAAATAATCATTTATAACGTTCCTGGCAGGACGGGCGTCAACATACTGCCCGAGACAGTTTTAAGGCTTACCGAGATTTCAAACATAGTGGGGATAAAGGAGGCATCAGGCAGTCAGGCACAAGTCGATTCGCTGATAAGAATGGTGAAAAAGGCAAGAGGGGACTTCGCTGTGCTTTCCGGTAACGACGATCAGGCCTTTCACCTGGTAAACGCTGGGGGAGACGGTGTAATCTCAGTCCTTTCCAACGTAGCGCCAAAGGAAACTTCTGACATGATACGCTACGCACTGCAAGGAAACGTGGAGGAAGCGCGGCGTCTTCACCTGCAGCTTTTCCCCTTAATGAAGGGTCTTTTCTGCGAGACGAATCCAATTCCCGTGAAATACGCCGCCAGCAAGTTGGGCTTGTGCAAAAACGAGCTGCGCCTTCCTTTGGTTCCCGCATCGCAGAAGGCGATGGCGGAAGTTGACAGGGCTATGACAGAAGGGAGGATACTGCAATGCGTTATGGCCTAG
- a CDS encoding YbhB/YbcL family Raf kinase inhibitor-like protein: MVQLQIKVTSSAFKDGDFIPSKYTCDGKDIMPPLSWQGIPEETQSIVLIVDDPDAPSGTFTHAVFFDISPTKEGVAEGEEPGISGINDFGRLGYGGPCPPRGHGVHRYYFKVYALDVQSLKLKSGAYRTAVERAMKGHIVAYGELMGKYERR; the protein is encoded by the coding sequence GTGGTTCAATTGCAAATAAAGGTCACTTCGTCGGCCTTCAAAGATGGCGATTTCATCCCGTCGAAATATACCTGTGACGGAAAAGATATCATGCCTCCTCTTAGTTGGCAGGGAATACCTGAAGAGACACAAAGCATAGTATTGATCGTAGACGATCCGGATGCACCGAGCGGGACATTTACGCACGCTGTTTTCTTCGACATCAGCCCCACAAAGGAAGGAGTAGCCGAGGGAGAGGAACCGGGAATTTCCGGCATAAATGACTTCGGACGACTTGGATATGGTGGACCCTGTCCGCCAAGAGGTCACGGGGTACATAGATATTATTTCAAGGTTTACGCTTTAGACGTTCAGTCATTAAAACTAAAAAGCGGCGCCTATAGAACAGCAGTTGAAAGGGCCATGAAGGGACATATCGTAGCCTACGGAGAACTGATGGGAAAATACGAAAGACGATAA
- a CDS encoding branched-chain amino acid ABC transporter permease produces MAILLEQLLNGLTIGSFYALIALGYSMVYGVMKLINFAHGDLFALGSYMGYTLLVWSAGAISQRFGLWGGMAAALLFSFFAVGCVGVLMERIAYRPVQKSGRLPLVVSALGASIFIENLIMAIWGPRYQAYPASVVPVHTISLGFFHITVMQLFILILSFVLMLILYFIVQKTTFGAAIRATALDREMATILGIDVGKITLFIFFLGPALGGMAGVMNGMYYRQISFVMGWNYGLKAFTATILGGIGNIPAAMLGGLLLGLIEMLGAAYISSAWKDVFTFLILIIILIFRPTGLIGEKIAEKV; encoded by the coding sequence TTGGCGATACTGTTAGAACAGCTCCTAAACGGTCTGACTATTGGTTCTTTTTATGCGCTCATAGCTTTAGGTTATTCTATGGTCTACGGCGTCATGAAGTTGATCAACTTTGCGCACGGCGACTTATTCGCCTTGGGAAGTTACATGGGCTATACCCTTTTAGTATGGAGTGCGGGGGCCATAAGCCAAAGGTTTGGGCTATGGGGAGGAATGGCTGCGGCCCTCCTTTTCTCGTTCTTCGCCGTAGGATGTGTCGGAGTTTTGATGGAAAGGATAGCATATCGTCCGGTACAGAAATCAGGTAGGCTTCCGCTAGTGGTATCTGCTTTAGGTGCATCGATATTCATAGAAAATTTAATTATGGCAATATGGGGACCACGCTATCAGGCATATCCCGCCTCAGTGGTTCCCGTGCACACCATATCCTTGGGTTTTTTTCATATCACTGTGATGCAGCTTTTCATATTGATTTTATCTTTTGTGCTAATGTTGATCCTGTATTTCATCGTCCAAAAGACGACGTTTGGTGCTGCAATAAGGGCTACGGCATTGGACAGAGAGATGGCAACGATCCTGGGCATAGACGTTGGTAAGATCACGTTGTTCATATTCTTCCTTGGACCGGCATTGGGGGGCATGGCCGGAGTGATGAACGGAATGTACTATCGCCAGATTTCGTTCGTCATGGGGTGGAATTACGGCCTCAAGGCCTTTACGGCCACCATACTTGGGGGGATAGGAAACATTCCGGCTGCCATGCTTGGTGGACTGCTTTTAGGTTTAATCGAGATGTTAGGGGCAGCATACATATCCAGTGCATGGAAAGACGTCTTCACCTTCTTAATTTTGATCATCATCCTGATCTTCAGGCCGACTGGGCTCATCGGCGAAAAGATTGCCGAAAAGGTGTAA
- a CDS encoding branched-chain amino acid ABC transporter ATP-binding protein/permease, with product MRRKKLNLPLLLVIVFFCVYPFFSNFYWIDVAFFFGVYALLGLSLNIVLGETGLFDLGHAAFYAIGAYVTAILNTSFGIPVIWLLPVSALAAGLFAYIVTSPIIHLRGDYLCVVTIGIGEIVRLALINNPFKLTGGPNGITGIMRPSFGLFAIDTSIRFYFYVWGILAIFIICLIRLQRSRIGRAWNYLREDEIAAEMSGVDVRRFKLLAFVLGAALAGVAGNIYASKLMIVSPDTFTFLESSLLFCIVMLGGLGSIPGSVLGAGIITIFPEIFRVVANYRMLFFGGALVITMIFRPGGIWPRKREVIALQADEASDVKEDIKALKIIDPMPTSNVATNEDTSIFERHILVTDKLTMAFGGLVAVKDLDLVVGHGKITSIIGPNGAGKTTVFNVVTGIYKPVSGKVYFEGKDITGLKPHQITSLGIARTFQNIRLFPNLTCIENVMAGLHYKMKSYVVSSILRTDSQKTEEKWAFDTARYWLMKVGLGNVGNELAKNLPYGKQKMLELARALSSMPRLLILDEPSSGLNDRETEDLMIFLENILDELDISILLIEHDMNLVMGISHWVVAMDMGMKIAEGKPSDIYNHPRVIEAYLGREE from the coding sequence ATGAGAAGAAAAAAGCTTAATTTGCCACTGTTGCTGGTGATCGTGTTTTTTTGTGTTTATCCCTTTTTTTCTAATTTCTACTGGATAGATGTAGCTTTTTTCTTTGGAGTATATGCGTTGCTCGGCTTAAGCTTAAACATAGTGTTGGGCGAGACGGGGCTTTTTGACCTTGGACATGCAGCCTTTTATGCAATTGGAGCTTACGTAACGGCCATCCTGAATACCTCTTTTGGTATCCCTGTCATTTGGTTGTTGCCCGTTAGCGCCCTAGCTGCCGGTCTTTTTGCCTATATAGTTACTTCTCCCATCATACATCTTAGAGGAGACTATTTGTGCGTCGTTACCATAGGGATCGGGGAAATCGTGAGATTAGCTTTGATAAACAATCCCTTTAAACTGACGGGTGGCCCGAACGGCATAACGGGCATCATGAGGCCGTCCTTTGGGTTGTTCGCCATCGACACCTCAATCAGGTTTTATTTCTATGTCTGGGGAATATTGGCCATATTCATAATATGTTTAATAAGGCTGCAGAGATCGCGCATTGGCAGGGCCTGGAATTATCTCCGCGAAGATGAGATAGCAGCAGAGATGAGCGGAGTCGACGTTAGGCGCTTCAAGTTATTGGCTTTCGTCTTGGGCGCCGCGTTGGCCGGGGTCGCTGGAAATATCTACGCAAGCAAACTGATGATAGTCTCTCCCGATACGTTTACGTTTCTTGAATCATCTTTGCTTTTCTGCATAGTCATGTTGGGTGGATTGGGCTCTATCCCCGGTTCGGTACTAGGGGCAGGCATCATAACGATTTTCCCGGAGATATTTAGGGTCGTAGCAAACTACAGGATGCTGTTTTTTGGAGGGGCTTTAGTCATAACCATGATATTTCGTCCGGGAGGAATCTGGCCAAGAAAGAGGGAAGTCATAGCGCTCCAGGCCGATGAAGCCAGTGACGTCAAAGAAGATATCAAAGCATTAAAGATCATCGACCCTATGCCAACGTCTAACGTGGCCACAAATGAAGATACGAGCATATTTGAAAGGCATATCCTTGTCACAGATAAGTTGACGATGGCCTTTGGAGGGTTGGTGGCCGTAAAAGACCTGGATTTAGTGGTAGGTCACGGCAAGATTACGAGCATCATAGGCCCTAACGGAGCCGGTAAGACCACGGTCTTCAATGTGGTAACAGGAATTTACAAGCCCGTGTCAGGTAAGGTATACTTTGAAGGCAAAGATATCACCGGATTAAAGCCACACCAGATTACAAGCCTGGGAATAGCGAGGACCTTTCAAAATATAAGGCTTTTCCCAAACCTGACGTGCATAGAGAACGTAATGGCCGGACTTCATTACAAGATGAAATCTTACGTGGTATCGTCGATCTTAAGGACCGATTCTCAAAAGACGGAAGAAAAGTGGGCATTCGATACTGCCAGATACTGGCTTATGAAGGTTGGGCTTGGCAATGTGGGAAATGAACTCGCCAAAAACTTACCTTACGGCAAGCAGAAGATGCTGGAACTTGCAAGGGCGTTGTCTTCCATGCCGAGACTGCTGATATTGGACGAGCCATCTTCCGGCCTAAACGACAGGGAAACAGAGGATCTCATGATATTTTTGGAAAATATATTGGATGAGTTGGATATATCCATATTATTAATCGAGCACGATATGAACCTCGTCATGGGCATTTCTCATTGGGTAGTAGCTATGGACATGGGCATGAAGATTGCTGAAGGAAAGCCTAGTGACATCTACAACCACCCAAGGGTCATAGAAGCGTACTTGGGCAGGGAGGAATAG
- a CDS encoding Veg family protein, whose translation MTEKLVCIREKLASHIGARVRYRQPKGRRKTEEHEGIIMETYPNIFTLFVKSQNSTVSFRYTDLLTHDVEMELLSSKERIAF comes from the coding sequence GTGACCGAGAAGTTGGTTTGCATACGCGAAAAATTAGCTTCCCACATCGGAGCTCGCGTTAGATACCGACAGCCAAAGGGAAGGCGAAAGACCGAAGAACACGAAGGCATAATTATGGAAACCTATCCGAACATATTTACGCTCTTCGTAAAGTCTCAAAATAGCACAGTATCCTTTCGTTATACCGATCTGTTGACCCACGACGTAGAGATGGAATTACTCTCATCTAAAGAGCGAATCGCCTTCTAA
- the dapD gene encoding 2,3,4,5-tetrahydropyridine-2,6-dicarboxylate N-acetyltransferase: MQPEEIIKLISQSQKTTPSIAFVSGDLKDLEIKNVKFVGGADFGVLLGDYKEIEEVIESNKGRIKGYHIEVRARNSAVPLADLTKYDARIEPGAIIRDMVDIGKGAVIMMGAVINIGAVIGAGTMIDMNAVIGGRAIIGSNCHIGAGAVIAGVIEPPSATPVIIGDKVLIGANAVVLEGVRIGNGAIVGAGSVVTKDVPENAVVIGAPARVVKIVDENVAQKSKIVEELRNL; the protein is encoded by the coding sequence ATGCAGCCTGAAGAAATCATAAAGCTGATAAGCCAATCTCAAAAGACGACGCCATCGATTGCTTTCGTATCCGGCGATCTGAAGGACCTTGAAATAAAAAACGTGAAATTCGTGGGCGGTGCCGATTTCGGTGTCCTGTTAGGGGATTATAAGGAGATCGAAGAGGTAATTGAAAGCAATAAAGGGCGCATTAAGGGTTATCACATCGAGGTAAGGGCACGAAATTCTGCCGTCCCGCTGGCTGATCTCACGAAATACGATGCCCGTATAGAACCTGGGGCGATAATAAGGGACATGGTCGATATAGGCAAAGGTGCAGTGATCATGATGGGCGCAGTGATAAACATAGGAGCGGTCATCGGAGCGGGCACGATGATAGACATGAATGCAGTGATCGGCGGAAGGGCAATCATCGGATCCAACTGCCACATAGGAGCGGGTGCCGTCATAGCCGGCGTAATAGAGCCACCCAGCGCTACCCCCGTAATCATTGGAGATAAAGTTTTAATTGGCGCCAACGCCGTAGTCTTGGAGGGAGTAAGAATCGGAAACGGTGCCATAGTGGGTGCAGGTTCCGTTGTGACAAAAGATGTACCGGAAAATGCCGTGGTTATTGGTGCCCCGGCGAGGGTTGTGAAAATAGTGGACGAAAACGTCGCCCAAAAGAGCAAAATCGTCGAAGAATTGAGAAACCTATAG
- a CDS encoding aspartate kinase — protein MSLIVQKYGGSSVATPEKIKKIAEKIKKTVESGEKVCVVVSAMGKTTDELIALAKRVSDSPKPRELDMLLSTGEQVTAALLSIALNDIGVPAVSFNAFQLEMITTSDFNNARIIDINAERLLDEFQTNDVIVVTGFQGITNLKDITTLGRGGSDTSAVAIAAKLNTKCEIYSDVAGVFACDPKIIPSAKKHEYITYDELMELASMGAKVVHSRAVEIAKKFNVALYCASTFSEERGTYVVNALPEWLEQPVVMGVTMDKNQRKFTISPMPGGQRAQVHLFEALASNNINLDMISIVKDNGYTYLTFTVVEGASERVREVVEEVLSQYGEHRLIEDDEVAKVTAVGVGMESSPGVAARFFAALDKEGISLLGTSTSEIKISTLVPKYDAERAVRAVAKEFNLA, from the coding sequence ATGTCCTTGATCGTACAAAAATACGGAGGTTCATCGGTTGCGACGCCTGAAAAGATCAAAAAGATCGCAGAGAAGATAAAAAAGACAGTCGAGTCGGGAGAAAAGGTATGCGTGGTGGTCTCGGCCATGGGAAAGACCACTGACGAACTGATTGCGTTGGCAAAAAGAGTTAGCGACTCACCTAAGCCGCGTGAGCTGGACATGTTGCTTTCTACCGGCGAACAGGTTACAGCGGCTTTACTTTCCATAGCGCTCAATGACATCGGCGTGCCTGCCGTGTCCTTCAACGCCTTTCAGCTCGAGATGATCACCACCTCCGATTTCAACAACGCTCGCATAATCGACATAAACGCCGAAAGGTTGCTCGATGAATTTCAGACCAACGACGTTATCGTCGTCACCGGTTTTCAGGGAATAACCAATTTGAAGGACATCACGACGCTGGGACGGGGCGGTTCAGACACGTCTGCCGTTGCAATAGCAGCGAAGCTGAACACTAAATGCGAGATTTACAGCGACGTAGCCGGAGTCTTTGCCTGCGATCCCAAGATTATTCCTTCTGCTAAAAAGCACGAATATATAACGTACGACGAGCTCATGGAGCTCGCATCCATGGGGGCAAAGGTCGTTCATTCCAGGGCCGTAGAGATAGCCAAGAAATTTAACGTGGCACTATACTGTGCTTCAACATTTTCAGAAGAGAGGGGAACTTACGTGGTGAATGCTTTGCCGGAATGGCTGGAACAACCTGTAGTAATGGGAGTGACGATGGACAAAAACCAACGCAAGTTCACGATCAGTCCGATGCCGGGTGGACAAAGGGCTCAAGTTCATCTTTTTGAAGCATTAGCTTCAAATAATATCAACTTGGACATGATATCCATAGTGAAGGACAACGGATACACCTATCTGACGTTTACTGTCGTTGAGGGGGCAAGCGAAAGGGTCAGGGAGGTAGTTGAAGAGGTCTTATCCCAATACGGCGAACATAGGCTCATAGAAGATGACGAAGTAGCAAAGGTAACGGCCGTGGGCGTCGGTATGGAGTCCTCGCCTGGAGTGGCCGCAAGATTTTTTGCCGCCTTGGATAAAGAAGGCATTAGCTTGCTAGGCACTAGCACATCAGAGATAAAGATTTCGACCTTGGTTCCCAAATATGATGCAGAAAGGGCAGTAAGGGCTGTAGCCAAAGAATTCAATTTGGCATAA
- a CDS encoding 4-hydroxy-tetrahydrodipicolinate reductase → MRYGLVGSTGRMGQEIQKAFVDHTLCLTVNYEGSWSDGGKPDVIMDFSNPSCLPETVRLCREHGAALVIGTTGLKDGDFEMLRELARQVAVVQSYNFSIGINALKIILANYSKFFEDWDLEIVEIHHNKKKDAPSGTAIMLQNATGRPCPMHSLRIGGVPGDHNVIFSNEGEVLSFNHRAISRSVFAYGALRAAEFAATAKPGLYSFEEVLQCSLKKS, encoded by the coding sequence ATGCGTTATGGCCTAGTTGGGTCGACCGGCAGGATGGGACAGGAAATTCAGAAGGCCTTTGTCGATCACACATTGTGTCTGACCGTAAACTACGAAGGAAGCTGGAGCGATGGTGGCAAACCCGACGTCATAATGGATTTCTCAAATCCAAGCTGCCTTCCGGAGACGGTCCGGCTTTGCAGAGAACATGGGGCAGCTTTGGTGATAGGAACCACTGGCCTAAAAGACGGTGACTTTGAAATGTTAAGGGAACTTGCAAGGCAAGTAGCTGTGGTGCAAAGCTATAACTTCTCCATCGGCATCAACGCCTTAAAAATAATCCTTGCCAATTACTCGAAATTCTTCGAGGATTGGGATCTGGAGATCGTCGAGATACATCACAACAAGAAAAAGGACGCCCCCTCGGGAACGGCAATCATGCTTCAAAATGCCACAGGAAGGCCTTGTCCCATGCATTCTCTTAGGATCGGCGGTGTACCGGGAGATCATAACGTAATCTTTTCAAACGAGGGCGAGGTGCTCTCCTTTAATCATAGGGCGATATCGCGAAGCGTCTTTGCCTACGGCGCCTTAAGGGCAGCGGAGTTTGCAGCCACCGCAAAACCCGGGCTTTACAGCTTCGAGGAGGTGCTTCAATGCAGCCTGAAGAAATCATAA
- a CDS encoding branched-chain amino acid ABC transporter substrate-binding protein, with translation MRKVKAVTWFCLCFVLLFALTASYTAVAQEKPIKIGLQAPITGQWAYEGEMAKNSVEVALQMIEEQGGILGGRKIEIVIADDASNPRDSALAAQRLVSQRVAAVIGTYGSSVNEPAADIYEANKMIDIGYGSTAVKLTMAKERKYFFRTCGRDDVQGEFFSEYAVGTMKARRIAIMHDNTTFALGVAEEAKRALKQYIDAGVAELVFYDAITPGEKDFTPILTKLRETNPDIWYFTGYFPEAGLLVRQGRELGIKCPFVGGNAAINEDFVKIAGIEYAKGCLMTQEPMPTDLDTPKAKRFLEVYRQKHNTVPTSPWPVYAADALFALTWAIDKAGSTDTDAMLKVLHTNMEGCQGITGSIAFTDRGDRKGILYKMYVVTDKGEMVVYKP, from the coding sequence ATGCGGAAAGTCAAAGCGGTTACATGGTTTTGTTTATGCTTTGTCTTGCTCTTTGCCTTAACTGCAAGTTATACGGCTGTGGCTCAGGAAAAGCCCATCAAAATTGGCTTACAGGCGCCAATAACCGGTCAATGGGCTTATGAGGGCGAAATGGCCAAAAATTCCGTCGAAGTCGCACTTCAGATGATCGAGGAGCAGGGGGGCATCTTGGGCGGTCGTAAGATTGAAATCGTGATCGCTGACGATGCCTCCAACCCGAGAGATAGTGCACTGGCAGCACAAAGGTTGGTCTCGCAGCGAGTAGCGGCCGTCATCGGCACGTACGGTTCATCGGTCAACGAGCCTGCCGCAGATATATACGAAGCTAATAAAATGATTGACATTGGCTACGGAAGCACTGCAGTCAAATTAACCATGGCCAAAGAACGAAAGTACTTCTTCAGGACCTGTGGGCGCGACGACGTCCAGGGGGAGTTTTTCAGCGAATACGCCGTAGGAACGATGAAGGCCCGTCGTATAGCAATAATGCATGACAATACAACGTTTGCCTTGGGGGTAGCCGAAGAGGCAAAAAGAGCACTGAAACAGTACATAGATGCAGGCGTGGCAGAGCTTGTCTTTTACGATGCCATTACCCCTGGTGAGAAGGACTTCACTCCAATCCTAACAAAGCTGCGTGAGACCAATCCTGACATATGGTATTTTACCGGATATTTCCCCGAGGCAGGGTTGCTTGTGCGTCAGGGCCGCGAGCTGGGCATTAAATGCCCCTTCGTAGGTGGCAATGCAGCCATCAACGAAGACTTCGTGAAAATAGCGGGCATTGAGTACGCTAAAGGATGTCTGATGACGCAAGAACCGATGCCGACAGACCTCGATACCCCTAAAGCAAAGCGATTCCTCGAAGTGTACAGACAAAAGCACAACACCGTTCCTACCAGCCCATGGCCCGTCTATGCCGCAGATGCACTCTTTGCTCTGACGTGGGCCATCGATAAGGCCGGTTCCACCGATACCGATGCCATGTTAAAGGTGCTTCACACAAACATGGAAGGCTGTCAGGGAATAACGGGAAGCATCGCCTTCACGGATCGCGGCGACAGGAAGGGGATACTTTATAAGATGTACGTGGTGACCGATAAGGGAGAAATGGTCGTCTACAAGCCATAA